The Bacteroidota bacterium genome contains a region encoding:
- a CDS encoding thioredoxin fold domain-containing protein — protein MAKSKLLLIITLFLLTSTSVFSQMQDPVNWTFEIKAIVNDQYELVMTAKIDDKWHLYSQDIASDDPDAITPVPTSFNFDDNPDIEFIGKVEERSEVHSDYDENFDMILKSFMHKAVFVQKIKIKNVSKVTGYLEFMACDDKQCLSPKEIDFEFDFSFLSGKEEVANTEIPATEPTEETDWGFLLIAFLAGLAAIVTPCVFPMIPMTVSFFMHGEEEKKKGIRKGLLFGFSIIAIYTIFGSVMAVVFGADFGNFLSTHWLPNILFFLIFVFFAASFFGMFEITLPNWMISKSDQKADQGGWAGPFFMALTTVLVSFACTGPIVGSLVFQSAGGEILKPIMGMLAFGIAFALPFTLFAVFPHWLAKLPQSGGWLNNVKVILGFIELALGLKFLSVADQTYHWGLLDREIYLAFWIVIFTLMAFYLLGKIKFAHDSDVPHVGVPKLIMAIATFTFVVYLVPGMFGAPLKALSGYLPPQHTHDFDLNEIIRTNAEMILLEGKDVTELDSKQAMCEKPKYGDDLHLPHGLTGYFEYEQGLICAKEQGKPIFIDFTGHGCVNCREMEASVWSDPRVLKLLREEFVIIALYVDDKTIKLPENEWYKPEGSKRTIKKLGKKNTDFQQRKYEVNSQPYYVILNHEEKQMVKAHSYDKNVQHFIDFLTEGLKKFKSQQIPESTFSFEN, from the coding sequence ATGGCAAAAAGCAAGCTTTTACTAATAATCACTCTTTTCCTTCTTACTTCTACAAGTGTGTTTTCACAAATGCAAGATCCGGTAAATTGGACATTTGAAATAAAAGCTATCGTCAACGATCAGTACGAATTGGTGATGACAGCTAAAATAGATGACAAATGGCATTTATATTCTCAAGATATTGCCAGTGACGATCCGGATGCAATCACTCCTGTTCCGACATCATTTAATTTCGATGATAATCCGGACATTGAGTTTATAGGCAAGGTCGAAGAAAGGTCTGAAGTGCATTCCGATTATGATGAAAACTTCGATATGATTTTGAAGTCGTTTATGCACAAAGCTGTTTTTGTACAAAAAATTAAGATTAAGAATGTTTCAAAAGTTACCGGCTATTTAGAATTTATGGCCTGTGACGATAAGCAATGTTTGTCACCCAAAGAAATTGATTTTGAATTTGATTTTAGCTTTCTTTCAGGGAAAGAAGAGGTTGCAAATACGGAAATTCCTGCAACTGAGCCCACTGAAGAAACCGATTGGGGATTTCTTCTGATAGCTTTCCTAGCAGGATTAGCAGCTATTGTTACTCCTTGTGTTTTCCCAATGATACCAATGACAGTTTCTTTTTTCATGCATGGTGAAGAGGAAAAGAAAAAAGGTATCAGAAAAGGATTATTATTTGGATTTTCAATCATTGCTATTTATACCATATTTGGTTCTGTAATGGCTGTTGTATTCGGTGCCGATTTTGGCAATTTCTTAAGCACACATTGGTTACCAAACATACTGTTTTTCCTGATTTTTGTCTTTTTTGCAGCCTCCTTTTTTGGGATGTTTGAAATTACCTTGCCCAATTGGATGATATCCAAGTCTGATCAAAAAGCAGATCAGGGTGGTTGGGCAGGTCCATTTTTTATGGCATTAACTACAGTATTAGTTTCATTTGCCTGTACAGGCCCCATTGTTGGCTCATTGGTATTTCAATCAGCAGGTGGTGAAATCTTAAAACCGATTATGGGTATGCTTGCATTTGGAATTGCATTCGCCCTACCTTTTACTTTGTTTGCCGTTTTCCCACATTGGTTGGCCAAATTACCTCAATCGGGTGGTTGGTTGAATAATGTGAAAGTAATATTGGGCTTTATTGAACTAGCCCTTGGATTAAAATTCTTATCTGTTGCCGATCAAACGTATCATTGGGGGCTTTTAGACCGCGAAATATATTTAGCTTTCTGGATTGTCATTTTCACTTTAATGGCGTTTTATCTGTTGGGAAAAATAAAATTTGCTCACGACTCTGATGTTCCTCACGTAGGAGTCCCCAAATTAATCATGGCCATTGCTACATTCACTTTTGTGGTGTATTTAGTGCCTGGAATGTTTGGCGCTCCACTAAAAGCACTATCAGGCTACCTGCCTCCACAACATACACATGATTTTGATCTGAATGAAATTATCCGAACCAATGCAGAAATGATTCTTTTAGAAGGAAAGGATGTCACGGAATTAGATAGCAAACAGGCCATGTGTGAAAAACCTAAATATGGAGATGACTTACACCTTCCACATGGACTTACAGGTTATTTCGAATATGAACAAGGGTTAATCTGCGCCAAAGAACAGGGGAAGCCTATTTTTATTGATTTCACCGGACATGGTTGTGTTAACTGTCGTGAAATGGAAGCCAGTGTATGGTCCGATCCCCGCGTTTTAAAATTGCTACGTGAAGAATTTGTTATCATTGCCTTATATGTTGACGATAAAACGATAAAACTGCCAGAAAACGAATGGTATAAGCCAGAAGGTAGCAAGCGTACAATTAAAAAACTTGGTAAGAAAAACACGGACTTTCAGCAAAGAAAATACGAGGTAAACTCTCAACCATATTATGTTATTTTAAATCACGAAGAAAAACAAATGGTTAAAGCACATTCTTACGACAAGAATGTTCAGCATTTTATTGACTTTTTAACAGAGGGTCTAAAGAAATTTAAATCACAGCAAATACCGGAATCTACTTTTTCATTTGAAAATTAA
- a CDS encoding histidine--tRNA ligase, with protein MAKTSTPKGFRDFNPMETSRRNYIFKTIESVFKLYGYHSIETPAMENLSTLTGKYGEEGDKLLFKVLNSGDYLGKLSDVELASKQSNKLTSKIAEKGLRYDLTVPFARYVVEHFNDITFPFKRYQIQPVWRADRPQKGRYREFYQCDVDVIGSNSLLNEVELIQIIHDVFAKLGISVKIKLNNRKVLQGIMEAIGESDKFIDITIAIDKLDKIGIDKVEQELIAKELSQTAIDQLKGLLTSDESSNKSKIDMLTNIAGKTEIGAKGIAEIQTIINSLEKVNCDKLLEIDLTLARGLNYYTGAIIEVAANDIQIGSICGGGRYDDLTGIFGLKDMSGVGISFGADRIYDVLNELDAFPSDQVDATQLLFVNFGEKEAEHCLPLLQQIRNAGIRAELYPDNAKMKKQMSYADKLNIPYVVIIGDDEMKNELYSLKNMKTGEQQKLNIQGVINEVNA; from the coding sequence ATGGCTAAAACGTCAACACCCAAAGGATTTAGGGATTTCAATCCGATGGAAACAAGCCGAAGAAACTATATTTTCAAAACGATTGAAAGCGTTTTCAAGCTCTATGGCTATCATTCTATCGAAACTCCGGCCATGGAAAACTTATCGACTCTGACTGGAAAATATGGAGAAGAAGGAGATAAATTACTTTTTAAGGTTTTGAATTCTGGCGATTATTTAGGCAAACTAAGTGATGTGGAATTAGCTTCAAAACAATCGAATAAGCTGACATCAAAAATAGCCGAAAAAGGTTTGCGTTATGATCTAACGGTTCCTTTTGCCCGTTATGTTGTCGAACATTTCAATGACATTACTTTTCCGTTTAAGCGTTATCAAATTCAACCTGTATGGCGTGCCGACAGACCTCAAAAAGGTCGTTACAGGGAATTCTACCAATGCGATGTAGATGTAATAGGCTCCAATTCATTACTGAACGAGGTAGAACTCATTCAAATTATTCATGATGTTTTTGCCAAACTTGGCATTTCAGTTAAAATCAAGCTGAATAATAGGAAAGTACTTCAGGGAATAATGGAAGCAATTGGAGAATCCGATAAATTCATTGACATTACAATTGCTATTGACAAGTTGGATAAAATTGGTATCGATAAAGTAGAGCAGGAGCTAATAGCAAAGGAGCTCAGTCAAACAGCAATTGACCAGCTTAAGGGTTTATTGACATCTGATGAGTCCTCAAACAAAAGCAAAATTGATATGCTCACGAACATAGCCGGCAAAACCGAAATAGGTGCCAAAGGTATTGCAGAAATACAGACAATTATTAATTCGCTGGAAAAGGTAAATTGCGACAAATTGCTTGAAATTGACCTGACACTTGCCCGTGGCCTTAATTATTATACGGGTGCCATTATTGAAGTTGCAGCCAATGATATCCAAATCGGCAGTATTTGTGGAGGAGGGCGCTATGATGACCTCACTGGTATTTTTGGACTGAAAGACATGTCAGGTGTGGGGATTTCATTTGGTGCTGATCGTATTTATGATGTATTGAATGAGTTGGATGCATTTCCTTCAGACCAAGTAGATGCCACCCAATTGTTGTTTGTGAATTTTGGCGAAAAAGAAGCTGAACATTGTTTGCCTTTATTGCAGCAGATTAGAAATGCAGGAATCAGGGCAGAGTTGTATCCCGACAATGCTAAAATGAAAAAGCAAATGAGCTATGCCGATAAGTTGAACATTCCTTATGTGGTGATTATTGGTGATGATGAAATGAAAAATGAGCTGTATTCTCTCAAAAACATGAAAACCGGAGAGCAGCAAAAACTGAATATTCAGGGCGTTATAAATGAAGTCAACGCATAA
- a CDS encoding sprT domain-containing protein, with amino-acid sequence MSIKVLEQFLPDSTLPYIDELLDKQGILIKITNPRKTRHGSFRAGHKNVRPVIHISGDLNPYAFLITLIHEIAHLKTWQMHGRKAAPHGIEWKNVFSNLMYPVLQNGVFPDELRLHLIKHMQNPKASSSSDTVLSRLLKEYDDNPNQLPTIEEIPMESVFEWRNGRLFQKKEKLRKRYKCIELKTKKIYLFNPLAEVKPVRT; translated from the coding sequence ATGTCGATTAAAGTGCTTGAACAATTCCTACCCGATTCAACTTTACCCTATATAGATGAGTTGCTTGACAAGCAGGGTATTTTGATAAAAATCACCAATCCCCGAAAAACCAGACATGGCTCGTTTAGAGCTGGACACAAAAATGTAAGACCAGTTATCCATATTTCAGGCGATTTGAATCCGTATGCCTTTTTGATAACACTCATCCACGAAATTGCTCATCTCAAAACATGGCAAATGCATGGACGAAAAGCAGCCCCACACGGAATTGAATGGAAAAATGTATTTTCTAACCTCATGTATCCTGTGCTTCAAAATGGCGTATTTCCTGACGAATTGAGGTTACACCTCATCAAGCATATGCAAAACCCAAAAGCATCAAGCAGTAGCGATACAGTTTTAAGCAGACTGTTAAAAGAATATGATGATAATCCGAATCAACTGCCTACAATTGAAGAAATTCCCATGGAAAGTGTATTTGAATGGAGAAATGGACGCTTGTTTCAAAAGAAAGAAAAACTCAGAAAACGCTATAAATGCATTGAATTGAAAACGAAAAAAATATATCTGTTTAATCCACTTGCAGAAGTTAAACCTGTTCGGACTTAA
- a CDS encoding T9SS type A sorting domain-containing protein, with the protein MTLRGSIILISIFFFSGLLPISILAQNYAQNKQIQESIQEIIQEKLRIEPEQIETFVEAERIWENGHSTFRRSLGTETQVTNNIIAESEVHAGLNPTDSNNIVLCPIRLIPFGGYTLPIYFSKDFGKSWSESNFDPRPDVSNATVLGGGDPVFAYDAGGKCYYTWISLYRTSTTSYHWALLWAYSDDGGANWQTTDSNYICLSSGNSLGTLPLISDKQWMATDQSNSAHKGNLYVSYLRANMQTGKIRIVVQRKQADSSEFDLNPIEISNGSFTSVQFGNVAVDHNGHVHVTFCDDKRSLWHSKSTDGGESYSSPKLITNFMMPDAITGVKSSGSSPRIYPAPYMAVDQGKSAHAGNIYITWTAKGINSDENTGSDVYFARSTDAGVSWTEPKLLNDDDKLSPKDQFYSNIYVNEEGVVVIGWYDGRHSVSNVQNEITQYYLAYSFDGGQSFTSNFNVSSAFTNFSTVGNKNNQFGVGEYNQVLATKGHAIAVWADGRKGDGDLDIYVAFAKLEKEPQSIAEISQVGGKFSLKSISPNPANQNIIINYSLYEQSRVSFTILSIEGKMALQKEELLKNANDHNCNIDIKSLPSGQYIFLFDTEFGRISQKFMIKR; encoded by the coding sequence TGTTGAAGCCGAAAGGATTTGGGAAAATGGTCATTCTACTTTCAGACGCTCATTGGGAACCGAAACACAAGTAACAAATAATATTATTGCAGAATCAGAGGTTCATGCCGGACTCAATCCTACAGACTCTAATAACATTGTTCTTTGCCCCATTCGATTGATTCCATTTGGAGGATATACACTACCGATTTATTTCAGCAAAGATTTTGGTAAAAGCTGGAGTGAAAGCAATTTTGACCCTCGTCCGGATGTAAGCAATGCAACTGTTCTTGGTGGAGGAGATCCTGTATTCGCCTATGACGCTGGTGGAAAGTGTTATTATACATGGATAAGCTTATACCGAACCAGCACTACTTCTTATCATTGGGCATTACTTTGGGCTTATTCTGATGACGGAGGAGCTAACTGGCAAACAACCGACTCGAATTATATTTGTTTATCATCTGGAAATTCATTGGGAACCTTGCCCTTAATTTCTGACAAACAATGGATGGCAACCGATCAAAGTAATAGTGCCCATAAAGGTAATTTGTATGTTTCTTATTTACGGGCAAATATGCAGACGGGTAAAATCCGCATAGTTGTTCAACGTAAACAAGCCGACAGTAGCGAGTTTGATTTAAATCCCATTGAAATTTCAAATGGATCGTTTACAAGTGTGCAATTTGGTAATGTAGCAGTAGACCACAACGGCCATGTACATGTCACTTTTTGCGATGACAAACGATCTTTATGGCATAGCAAATCAACAGATGGAGGCGAAAGCTATAGCAGTCCCAAATTGATTACAAATTTCATGATGCCTGACGCAATTACCGGAGTAAAAAGTTCAGGATCAAGTCCTCGGATTTATCCAGCTCCTTACATGGCAGTTGATCAAGGCAAGTCTGCTCATGCAGGAAATATTTACATTACATGGACGGCTAAAGGAATTAATTCAGATGAAAACACGGGAAGTGATGTTTATTTTGCCCGATCCACTGATGCTGGTGTGTCGTGGACAGAGCCCAAGCTTTTAAATGATGACGATAAGCTTTCTCCAAAAGACCAGTTTTATTCAAATATATATGTTAATGAAGAGGGAGTTGTAGTAATAGGATGGTATGATGGCAGGCATTCTGTTTCAAATGTCCAAAATGAAATCACTCAATACTATTTAGCCTATTCTTTTGATGGGGGGCAAAGTTTTACAAGCAATTTTAACGTAAGCTCTGCCTTTACCAACTTTAGCACAGTTGGGAATAAAAATAATCAATTTGGTGTAGGGGAGTATAATCAGGTTTTAGCCACAAAGGGACATGCCATAGCTGTTTGGGCAGATGGCAGAAAAGGAGATGGAGATCTTGATATATATGTTGCTTTTGCCAAATTAGAAAAAGAACCTCAAAGCATAGCAGAAATCAGTCAAGTAGGTGGCAAATTTTCGCTAAAATCGATAAGTCCAAACCCTGCCAATCAAAATATTATAATTAATTACAGCCTTTACGAACAATCCAGAGTATCATTCACAATTCTATCAATAGAGGGGAAAATGGCCCTTCAAAAAGAAGAATTACTTAAAAATGCAAACGACCACAACTGCAATATTGACATTAAAAGTCTGCCTAGTGGTCAGTATATTTTTCTTTTTGATACTGAATTTGGAAGAATATCCCAAAAATTTATGATAAAGAGATAA
- the lpcA gene encoding D-sedoheptulose 7-phosphate isomerase: MKMDEIKKQLEEARNLLDAFLSNQDNLKNIQLAGELLVDCINNENKIISCGNGGSMADAMHFAEELTGRFRDDRNAIAAVAISDPAHITCVANDYGFEYIFSRYIEAVGKKGDVLLAISTSGNSANVINAIQEAQSRGMKVIALTGKDGGGMSDICDIEIRVAHTGYSDRIQEIHIKVIHLLIDYLERKLWL; this comes from the coding sequence ATTAAGATGGACGAAATCAAAAAGCAATTAGAAGAAGCCAGAAACTTATTAGATGCTTTTTTATCTAATCAGGATAATTTGAAAAATATTCAGTTAGCTGGTGAACTATTGGTCGATTGTATTAATAACGAAAACAAAATCATTTCTTGTGGCAATGGTGGCTCTATGGCTGATGCCATGCATTTTGCTGAAGAATTAACTGGCCGTTTCAGGGATGACAGAAATGCCATTGCTGCAGTGGCCATCTCTGACCCTGCTCACATTACTTGCGTGGCCAATGATTATGGCTTTGAGTACATTTTTTCCAGATACATTGAGGCAGTTGGTAAAAAAGGAGATGTACTTTTGGCTATAAGCACAAGCGGAAATTCGGCAAATGTGATTAATGCCATACAGGAAGCACAATCAAGAGGAATGAAAGTTATAGCGCTAACAGGAAAAGATGGTGGCGGCATGTCAGATATCTGTGATATTGAAATCAGGGTTGCCCATACAGGCTATTCCGACCGTATTCAAGAAATTCATATTAAGGTAATTCATCTACTGATCGACTATTTAGAGCGAAAGCTTTGGTTGTAA